The following coding sequences lie in one Silurus meridionalis isolate SWU-2019-XX chromosome 19, ASM1480568v1, whole genome shotgun sequence genomic window:
- the LOC124402328 gene encoding LOW QUALITY PROTEIN: 25-hydroxyvitamin D-1 alpha hydroxylase, mitochondrial (The sequence of the model RefSeq protein was modified relative to this genomic sequence to represent the inferred CDS: inserted 1 base in 1 codon), with product MLQQVMRVSWRGVSSMIKWAEPVTGVRTLDQMPGPSAIRFIWDLLANRGLSRLHEMQLDGRRRFGSMWKASFGPVLTVHVAEPEMIEQVLRQEGNTPMRSDISSWKDYRRHRGHGYGLLTSEGEEWQKVRSLLAKHMLRPKSVEAYDSTLNSVVSDLITKLTLHKQQHPHGVIRDIAAEFYRFGLEGISSVLFESRIGCXDAVVPMETERFIQSINKMFVMTLLTMAMPAWLHRLFPGPWRTFCQCWDYMFHFAKGHIDKRLKEEEEKLARGQEVEGRYLTYFLSRAGMPMKSVYSNVTELLLAGVDTISSTLSWSLYELSHHPEIQESLRSEVLKVLGDRRIPTAADVANMPLLKAVIKEITRLYPVIPANARVITDRNITVGGYLIPKKTLITLCHYATSRDPAQFSDPDSFLPQRWIRRDEGNHPYSSLPFGVGKRSCIGRRIAELELYLALSRILLHFTVKPDPSGCEVRPMTRTLLVPDREINLQLIER from the exons ATGCTGCAGCAGGTGATGCGCGTGTCATGGAGGGGTGTGTCCTCAATGATTAAGTGGGCGGAGCCTGTGACAGGGGTGAGAACTTTGGATCAGATGCCTGGACCATCAGCCATAAGGTTCATCTGGGATCTGCTAGCAAACCGTGGACTATCCAGATTGCATGAaatgcag CTGGATGGTCGGCGGCGGTTCGGTTCAATGTGGAAGGCGAGTTTTGGTCCGGTTCTGACGGTTCATGTTGCAGAACCAGAGATGATCGAGCAAGTGCTCAGACAGGAAGGAAACACACCAATGAGATCTGACATTTCCTCCTGGAAGGACTACAGGAGACACAGAGGACATGGATACGGCCTTCTGACCTC TGAGGGGGAGGAGTGGCAGAAAGTTCGCAGTCTTCTCGCTAAACACATGCTGCGTCCCAAATCAGTGGAAGCGTACGACAGCACACTGAACTCGGTAGTGAGCGACCTGATCACCAAACTCACACTGCACAAACAACAACATCCTCACGGAGTCATCAGAGACATCGCTGCTGAGTTCTACCGCTTCGGCCTGGAGG GTATTTCCTCTGTACTGTTCGAGTCCAGGATCGGGT TTGACGCGGTGGTTCCCATGGAGACAGAGCGTTTTATCCAGTCCATAAACAAGATGTTTGTGATGACGCTGCTCACCATGGCGATGCCGGCGTGGCTCCATCGGCTCTTCCCCGGGCCGTGGAGAACGTTCTGTCAGTGCTGGGATTACATGTTCCACTTCG CTAAAGGTCACATCGATAAGCGTCttaaagaggaagaggagaagctGGCGCGTGGACAGGAAGTGGAGGGAAGATATCTGACTTACTTCCTGTCTCGAGCTGGAATGCCGATGAAGTCCGTGTACAGTAACGTGACAGAGCTGCTGCTCGCTGGGGTCGATACG ATCTCCAGCACACTCTCCTGGTCTCTCTATGAACTTTCCCATCATCCTGAAATCCAGGAGTCTCTGAGGTCAGAGGTCCTGAAGGTTCTGGGCGACAGAAGAATCCCGACAGCAGCAGATGTAGCGAACATGCCTCTGCTGAAAGCCGTCATTAAAGAAATCACCAG GCTGTATCCTGTAATTCCCGCTAACGCTCGAGTCATCACAGATCGGAATATTACAGTCGGTGGTTACCTGATTCCTAAAAAG ACGCTTATCACTCTGTGTCATTACGCCACGTCACGTGACCCGGCCCAGTTTTCCGACCCGGACTCGTTTCTGCCCCAGCGGTGGATCAGACGTGATGAAGGGAATCATCCGTACTCGTCTCTTCCTTTCGGAGTTGGCAAACGCAGCTGCATCGGACGCAGAATCGCAGAACTGGAGCTGTACCTGGCACTCAGTCGG ATTTTGCTGCATTTCACTGTGAAGCCGGATCCGAGTGGGTGTGAGGTCCGACCCATGACCCGAACCCTCCTGGTACCGGACCGTGAAATTAATCTGCAGTTAATTGAGCGTTAA